One window of Manihot esculenta cultivar AM560-2 chromosome 17, M.esculenta_v8, whole genome shotgun sequence genomic DNA carries:
- the LOC110604707 gene encoding ABC transporter G family member 14, translated as MSEAHQDGAVVAYPMQANPQSVLQLCIYPITLKFEEVVYKVKLEQKGLCWGGTWGTREKTILNGISGLICPGEILAMLGPSGSGKTTLLTALGGRLNGKLSGKITYNGQPFSGIIKRRTGFVAQDDVLYPHLTVKETLLFTSLLRLPKTLTQEEKLQHVERVITELGLTRCQSSMIGGPLFRGISGGEKKRVSIGQEMLINPSLLLLDEPTSGLDSTTAQRIITTIKRLASGGRTVVTTIHQPSSRLYHMFDKVVLLSEGSPIYYGPASSALEYFSSIGFSTSMTINPADLLLDLANGIAPDSKHVNEQGENMEQEQKLIKEALLSGYEKNISTRLKAEICSLDVNSYNYTKDASTRMDTMSQQWCTSWWHQLKVLFQRGLRERRYESFNRLRIFQVISVAVLGGLLWWQTPSSHIQDRIALLFFFSVFWGFYPLYNAVFTFPQERRMLIKERASGMYHLSSYFLARTFGDLPLELALPTAFVFIIYWMGGLKPDPITFILSLLVVLYNVLVSQSLGLAIGAILMDIKQATTLASVTTLVFLIAGGYYVQQIPSFIVWLKYLSYSYYCYKLLLGVQYSEDDYYECSKGVLCRVGDFPAIKSMGLNQLWVDVCIMGLMLVGYRLVAYLALHRVQLR; from the exons ATGTCTGAAGCTCATCAGGATGGGGCTGTTGTTGCCTACCCCATGCAAGCCAACCCACAGTCTGTCCTCCAACTCTGCATATATCCCATAACTTTGAAG tTTGAGGAGGTGGTCTACAAAGTTAAACTGGAGCAGAAAGGACTGTGCTGGGGTGGTACGTGGGGCACTCGAGAAAAGACAATATTGAACGGCATAAGTGGTTTGATTTGCCCTGGTGAGATACTAGCAATGCTAGGTCCATCAGGCAGTGGCAAAACCACCCTCCTCACGGCTCTCGGAGGCCGTCTCAACGGTAAGTTATCTGGAAAAATCACATACAATGGCCAGCCCTTTTCCGGTATCATAAAGCGGCGCACGGGGTTCGTTGCTCAGGATGATGTTTTATATCCTCATCTCACTGTGAAAGAAACTCTGCTGTTCACTTCCCTTCTAAGGCTGCCCAAAACCTTAACACAAGAAGAGAAATTACAGCATGTGGAGCGAGTTATAACTGAACTCGGCTTGACTCGGTGCCAGAGCAGCATGATAGGAGGACCACTATTTAGAGGAATATCAGGAGGAGAGAAGAAAAGGGTTAGTATAGGTCAAGAAATGCTAATCAATCCAAGCTTGCTACTACTCGATGAACCCACATCAGGATTGGACTCAACTACAGCTCAAAGGATTATTACAACAATCAAAAGGCTTGCTAGTGGAGGACGAACTGTTGTCACCACCATTCACCAGCCCTCAAGTCGACTTTACCACATGTTTGATAAGGTTGTGTTGCTCTCAGAAGGCAGCCCTATCTATTATGGTCCTGCATCTTCAGCTTTGGAATACTTTTCCTCAATCGGTTTCTCTACATCCATGACTATCAATCCAGCTGATCTCTTACTAGATCTTGCAAATG GCATTGCTCCTGATTCTAAACATGTGAATGAACAAGGAGAGAACATGGAACAAGAACAGAAGTTGATAAAAGAGGCTCTCCTTTCTGGATATGAGAAGAACATTTCCACAAGGCTCAAAGCTGAGATTTGCAGTTTGGATGTCAATAGCTACAATTATACCAAAGATGCCTCCACAA GAATGGACACAATGTCACAGCAATGGTGCACAAGCTGGTGGCATCAGTTGAAGGTGCTATTTCAGAGGGGACTAAGGGAGAGGAGATATGAATCATTCAACAGGTTAAGAATTTTCCAAGTCATCAGTGTTGCTGTTCTTGGTGGACTCCTTTGGTGGCAGACCCCATCTTCTCACATCCAAGATCGC ATTgctttgctcttcttcttctcagtgTTCTGGGGATTCTACCCACTCTACAATGCAGTTTTTACATTTCCTCAAGAAAGAAGAATGTTGATAAAGGAAAGAGCATCTGGAATGTATCACCTTTCATCTTACTTCCTAGCCAGAACATTTGGAGACCTGCCATTGGAGCTTGCACTCCCAACTGCATTTGTCTTCATAATCTACTGGATGGGTGGGCTTAAGCCTGATCCCATAACTTTCATCCTCTCCCTACTTGTGGTTCTCTACAATGTCCTTGTCTCACAAAGCCTTGGATTAGCTATTGGTGCTATCCTCATGGATATAAAACAAGCTACTACACTAGCTTCAGTCACAACTTTGGTGTTCCTCATTGCAGGAGGATACTATGTTCAACAGATCCCTTCATTCATAGTCTGGCTAAAGTACTTGAGTTATAGCTACTACTGCTACAAACTTCTTCTTGGTGTCCAGTACAGTGAGGATGATTATTATGAGTGCTCAAAGGGAGTTTTGTGCAGGGTAGGAGATTTTCCTGCAATTAAATCAATGGGTCTGAACCAGTTGTGGGTTGATGTGTGCATTATGGGTCTGATGTTGGTGGGTTATCGATTGGTTGCTTACTTGGCACTGCATAGAGTGCAGCTGAGGTGA